Proteins found in one Zea mays cultivar B73 chromosome 1, Zm-B73-REFERENCE-NAM-5.0, whole genome shotgun sequence genomic segment:
- the LOC100276386 gene encoding uncharacterized protein LOC100276386, protein MAASGMEDERVSGEVREQEDDDDNVPQLSAAAMEALREFLAEQHRPEEQNEAGGGEDGVELVPEDWRLSQFWYDERTARELVEEVVRLVSPSGSGSAAGAVACIACPTLYAYLKKTDPGVPAQLLEYDERFGQYGGDFTFYDYNRPEELPAAMKHAYRVIVADPPYLSKECLEKVAKTVSFLARPEGSFLLLLTGEVQMDRALELLNVRPCGFRPRHSNKLGNEFRLFTNYDPADRLGGWEQSDGAPI, encoded by the exons ATGGCCGCGAGCGGTATGGAGGATGAGAGAGTGAGCGGGGAGGTCAGGGAGCAggaagacgacgacgacaacgTGCCTCAACTCAGCGCTGCGGCGATGGAGGCGCTCCGGGAGTTTCTGGCGGAACAGCATCGTCCGGAGGAGCAGAATGAAGCTGGAGGAGGGGAAGACGGGGTAGAGCTGGTCCCGGAGGACTGGCGGTTGAGCCAGTTCTGGTATGATGAGCGTACCGCgcgggagctcgtggaggaggtcGTCCGCCTTGTCTCCCCTTCTGGATCAGGCTCCGCCGCCGGTGCCGTGGCCTGCATCGCATGCCCGACGCTCTACGCCTACCTGAAGAAGACGGACCCCGGAGTGCCCGCGCAGCTGCTGGAGTACGACGAGCGGTTCGGGCAGTACGGCGGCGACTTCACCTTCTACGACTACAACCGACCGGAGGAGCTGCCGGCGGCGATGAAGCACGCCTACCGAGTCATCGTTGCCGACCCTCCCTATCTG AGTAAGGAGTGCTTGGAAAAGGTTGCCAAAACAGTATCTTTCCTCGCACGGCCTGAAGGTTCATTCCTGCTGCTGCTCACAG GGGAAGTTCAGATGGACCGGGCGTTGGAGCTGCTGAATGTTCGTCCCTGCGGTTTCAGGCCTCGCCACTCGAACAAACTGGGCAACGAGTTCCGGCTGTTCACGAATTATGATCCTGCTGACAGACTTGGTGGTTGGGAGCAAAGTGATGGTGCCCCCATTTAA